One window of bacterium genomic DNA carries:
- a CDS encoding tyrosine--tRNA ligase produces the protein MEGNKVLEEIKKGGVEIISEDALNKKLGLGRPLRVKYGIDPTTADIHIGHMVSVRKMRQMQNMGHVGVVIIGDYTAQIGDPTGLDRSRPSLSKEQVRKNATEYMDQLYTVLDKKRTEVHWQSEWFEKMEIMDLIELLGKFTVAQIMAHETFRMRYEKRLPLSMNELLYPILQAYDSVMIKADIELGASEQKFNILLGREIQKKYSQESQVAILSPILIGTDGVNKMSKSLNNYIAIYDTPKEKYGKIMSIKDDLIMNYFELATDISVARIDEIRSVLAHEKKNPMDVKKHLAREIMKTFHNENEIKEAEEYFMKVCSRRERPEEIEELRINSSKIWIVKLLIDARMAKTSGEARRLVRGGAVCIDGNKVVEETLDIQIKKEFLLKVGKRKFIKIRPNAKNGLDRN, from the coding sequence ATAGAGGGAAATAAGGTGTTAGAGGAAATAAAAAAAGGCGGAGTAGAGATCATATCGGAGGATGCACTTAATAAAAAACTGGGTCTTGGAAGACCTCTGAGAGTGAAATATGGGATAGATCCTACCACGGCAGATATTCACATAGGGCACATGGTTTCTGTTAGAAAGATGAGACAAATGCAAAATATGGGACACGTTGGAGTTGTAATAATAGGGGATTATACTGCTCAAATTGGAGATCCTACAGGACTAGATCGTTCCAGGCCTTCTTTGTCAAAGGAACAAGTTAGAAAGAATGCAACTGAATATATGGATCAGTTATATACTGTGCTTGATAAAAAAAGAACAGAAGTTCACTGGCAGAGTGAATGGTTTGAAAAGATGGAAATTATGGATTTAATAGAGCTTCTTGGTAAGTTTACAGTTGCGCAGATAATGGCCCATGAGACGTTCAGAATGCGATATGAAAAAAGACTGCCATTATCAATGAATGAACTTTTGTATCCAATACTTCAGGCATACGACTCTGTCATGATTAAGGCTGACATTGAGTTAGGAGCTAGTGAACAAAAATTTAACATATTGTTAGGAAGAGAAATACAAAAAAAATATTCTCAGGAATCTCAAGTAGCTATTTTATCGCCAATTCTTATAGGAACTGACGGTGTAAATAAAATGAGCAAAAGCCTTAATAATTATATTGCCATTTATGATACTCCAAAGGAAAAGTATGGAAAGATAATGTCTATAAAAGATGATTTGATAATGAATTATTTTGAATTAGCTACTGATATATCTGTTGCGAGGATTGATGAAATTAGAAGTGTGTTAGCCCATGAAAAGAAGAATCCCATGGATGTTAAAAAGCATTTGGCAAGAGAAATAATGAAAACTTTTCATAATGAGAATGAAATAAAAGAAGCGGAAGAATATTTCATGAAAGTATGCAGCAGAAGGGAGCGCCCTGAAGAGATAGAAGAATTACGGATTAACAGCAGCAAGATATGGATAGTCAAGTTATTGATTGATGCAAGAATGGCTAAAACAAGTGGTGAGGCGAGAAGGCTTGTTAGAGGTGGAGCTGTGTGTATTGATGGCAATAAAGTTGTGGAGGAAACTCTTGACATACAGATAAAAAAAGAGTTCCTGCTGAAGGTAGGAAAGAGAAAGTTTATAAAAATAAGACCAAATGCCAAAAATGGGCTTGACAGGAATTAA